The Amaranthus tricolor cultivar Red isolate AtriRed21 chromosome 6, ASM2621246v1, whole genome shotgun sequence genome has a segment encoding these proteins:
- the LOC130815823 gene encoding probable 3-hydroxyisobutyrate dehydrogenase-like 1, mitochondrial, whose protein sequence is MRFSRLLNSLFLLRKHTVTSPLTRLFSLFQNHAMSTTTEQIAPSTTRVGWIGTGVMGRSMCAHILKAGYKLTVFNRTISKAQSLIDQGAHLANSPAEVASESDVVFTIVGFPSDVKSVTDGVLSLLRPGGILVDMTTSDPTLAVEIETAAAAKSCSAVDAPVSGGDRGARNAALSIFAGGDHAVVTSLSPLLSLLGKTYYMGGPGKGQYAKLANQITIASTMVGLVEGMIYAHKAKLDLSLFLEAISKGAAGSKSLELYGERILKRDLEAGFYVDHFVKDLGICLKECEKMGICLPGLGLAHQLYLSLKAHGEGGLGTQALVLALERLNNLSLGLDSSS, encoded by the coding sequence ATGCGGTTCTCACGCCTTCTCAACTCACTCTTCCTCCTTCGCAAACACACCGTCACTTCTCCATTAACCCGACTTTTCTCCCTCTTCCAAAACCACGCCATGTCTACAACCACCGAACAAATAGCCCCATCAACCACTCGAGTCGGCTGGATCGGAACCGGAGTTATGGGTCGATCCATGTGCGCCCACATCCTCAAAGCTGGCTACAAACTCACTGTCTTCAATCGAACCATCTCTAAAGCCCAATCTCTAATCGACCAAGGAGCCCACCTTGCTAACTCCCCTGCCGAAGTCGCTTCCGAATCCGACGTCGTTTTCACCATCGTCGGGTTCCCATCTGATGTTAAGTCCGTCACCGACGGTGTACTCTCTCTCCTACGACCAGGAGGAATACTCGTGGACATGACCACATCTGATCCCACCCTTGCCGTCGAAATCGAAACTGCCGCCGCTGCTAAATCATGCTCCGCCGTTGATGCCCCCGTATCTGGTGGAGACCGTGGAGCCCGCAACGCGGCGCTGTCAATCTTTGCAGGTGGAGACCACGCGGTGGTAACCTCGCTATCACCTCTTTTGTCTCTATTGGGGAAAACTTACTACATGGGTGGGCCCGGGAAAGGTCAATACGCTAAATTGGCGAACCAAATCACCATTGCCTCAACAATGGTGGGATTAGTGGAAGGTATGATTTACGCACATAAGGCGAAATTGGATTTATCATTGTTTTTGGAGGCGATATCGAAAGGAGCAGCTGGATCAAAGAGTTTAGAATTGTATGGAGAGAGGATATTGAAGAGGGATTTAGAAGCAGGGTTTTATGTGGATCATTTTGTAAAGGATTTAGGGATTTGTTTGAAAGAGTGTGAAAAAATGGGGATATGTTTACCTGGGTTAGGATTAGCTCATCAATTGTATCTATCTTTGAAGGCACATGGGGAAGGAGGTTTAGGTACTCAAGCACTTGTTTTGGCACTTGAGAGGCTTAATAATCTATCTTTAGGCTTGGATTCATCTTCTTAG